A stretch of Deinococcus radiotolerans DNA encodes these proteins:
- a CDS encoding carbohydrate ABC transporter permease, translating into MTVTPAQHATPRAPTRRARLPWQRVPIWALMLLACFLSVVPFYLMFVWASHPSAEVFTFPPHLWFGDAFARNWQGLMQVTDGQAPRQFWNSLYIALISTLTTLFFCSLAGYAFAMYDFRGKGALFAFILGTMLIPPLVMDIPSFLVMNNVLHWVGQPRALWVPGMANAFGIFLMRQYISSALPRELIEAARMDGATEFGIYRQVVLPLIRPILATLGVVTFVGAWNNFKGALIMKLSEPDTMTLPLSLRRLGGGATNVNVDWGAIMMLVVITVIPLLIVFLLASRQVISGLTSGAVKD; encoded by the coding sequence ATGACCGTTACTCCCGCCCAGCACGCCACGCCACGCGCCCCCACCCGTCGCGCCCGGCTGCCCTGGCAGCGCGTGCCGATCTGGGCGCTGATGCTCCTGGCCTGCTTCCTGTCGGTCGTGCCGTTCTACCTGATGTTCGTGTGGGCCTCGCACCCCAGCGCGGAGGTCTTCACCTTCCCGCCACACCTGTGGTTCGGGGACGCCTTCGCCCGCAACTGGCAGGGCCTGATGCAGGTCACGGACGGGCAGGCGCCCCGGCAGTTCTGGAACTCGCTGTACATCGCGCTGATCTCCACGCTGACCACGCTGTTCTTCTGCTCGCTGGCCGGGTACGCCTTCGCCATGTACGACTTCCGGGGCAAGGGCGCGCTGTTCGCGTTCATCCTGGGCACCATGCTCATCCCGCCGCTGGTGATGGACATTCCCAGCTTCCTGGTCATGAACAACGTCCTGCACTGGGTGGGCCAGCCGCGCGCGCTGTGGGTGCCGGGCATGGCGAACGCCTTCGGGATCTTCCTGATGCGGCAGTACATCTCCTCGGCCCTGCCGCGCGAACTGATCGAGGCGGCCCGCATGGACGGCGCGACCGAGTTCGGCATCTACCGTCAGGTGGTCCTGCCGCTGATCCGCCCGATCCTGGCCACGCTGGGCGTCGTGACGTTCGTGGGCGCGTGGAACAACTTCAAGGGCGCGCTGATCATGAAACTCAGCGAGCCCGACACCATGACCCTGCCGCTGAGCCTGCGCCGCCTGGGCGGCGGGGCCACGAACGTGAACGTCGACTGGGGCGCGATCATGATGCTGGTCGTGATCACGGTCATTCCGCTGCTGATCGTGTTCCTGCTGGCCAGCCGTCAGGTGATCAGCGGCCTGACCAGCGGCGCCGTGAAGGACTGA
- a CDS encoding GH1 family beta-glucosidase, producing the protein MTNRIPDPARFPARFTWGVATSSYQIEGAPREDGKGPSIWDTFCRTPGKVRGGDTGDVACDHYHRLDSDLDMIRDLGVNAYRFSVSWPRILPHGRGAVNQAGLDFYQRLVDGLLTRGITPWATLYHWDLPQTLEDEGGWTVRGTAEAFGTYSAVVAAALGDRVKHFITLNEPWCSAYLGYGIGIHAPGRHDLRASFAATHHLLVGHGRAMQAIRGQAPGAQAGITLNLHHTYPATDTPADRAAAYRMDGFQNRWYLDPVYGRGYPQDMVDLLGDLSPQAQGLVLPGDTELMGQPTDFLGVNMYSRAVGQDAPGEGFLHARQIRPEGSAYTGFDWEVAPDSLTDLLVRLQQDYAPDAIYITENGSTYPDVADEDGNVNDLERTQYLTEHLAATQEALSRGAKVAGYFAWSLMDNFEWAEGYDKRFGIVHVNFDTQLRTPKLSGRTYRDFLARAGQAIGA; encoded by the coding sequence ATGACCAACCGCATTCCTGATCCTGCCCGTTTCCCCGCCCGTTTCACCTGGGGCGTCGCCACGAGTTCCTACCAGATCGAGGGTGCGCCCCGCGAGGACGGCAAGGGCCCCAGCATCTGGGACACCTTCTGCCGCACGCCCGGCAAGGTGCGCGGCGGGGACACCGGCGACGTCGCCTGCGACCACTACCACCGCCTGGACAGCGACCTGGACATGATCCGCGACCTGGGCGTGAACGCGTACCGCTTCAGCGTCTCCTGGCCACGCATCCTGCCGCACGGGCGCGGCGCGGTGAACCAGGCGGGCCTGGACTTCTACCAGCGGCTCGTGGACGGGCTGCTCACGCGCGGCATCACGCCCTGGGCGACGCTGTACCACTGGGACCTCCCGCAGACCCTGGAAGACGAGGGCGGCTGGACCGTGCGCGGCACCGCCGAGGCCTTCGGAACGTACTCGGCGGTCGTCGCGGCGGCGCTCGGGGACCGCGTGAAGCACTTCATCACGCTGAACGAGCCGTGGTGCTCGGCGTACCTGGGCTACGGCATCGGCATTCACGCGCCGGGCCGGCACGACCTGCGGGCCAGTTTCGCCGCCACGCACCACCTGCTCGTGGGGCACGGGCGGGCCATGCAGGCCATCCGCGGTCAGGCGCCGGGCGCGCAGGCGGGCATCACCCTGAACCTCCACCACACGTACCCCGCGACCGACACGCCCGCCGACCGCGCCGCCGCGTACCGCATGGACGGCTTCCAGAACCGCTGGTACCTGGACCCGGTGTACGGGCGCGGCTACCCGCAGGACATGGTGGACCTGCTGGGCGACCTGAGCCCGCAGGCGCAGGGGCTGGTGCTGCCCGGCGACACCGAACTGATGGGGCAGCCCACCGACTTCCTGGGCGTGAACATGTACTCGCGCGCGGTGGGGCAGGACGCGCCCGGCGAGGGGTTCCTGCACGCCCGGCAGATCCGCCCCGAGGGCAGCGCGTACACGGGCTTCGACTGGGAGGTCGCGCCGGACAGCCTGACCGACCTGCTCGTGCGCCTGCAACAGGACTACGCGCCGGACGCGATCTACATCACCGAGAACGGCAGCACCTACCCGGACGTCGCGGACGAGGACGGGAACGTGAACGACCTGGAACGCACCCAGTACCTCACCGAGCACCTCGCGGCGACGCAGGAAGCGCTCTCGCGCGGGGCGAAGGTCGCCGGGTACTTCGCGTGGTCACTGATGGACAACTTCGAGTGGGCCGAGGGGTACGACAAGCGCTTCGGGATCGTGCACGTGAACTTCGACACGCAGTTGCGCACGCCCAAACTGTCGGGGCGCACGTACCGGGACTTCCTGGCCCGCGCGGGGCAGGCGATCGGCGCGTGA
- a CDS encoding ABC transporter substrate-binding protein has product MKQTAAFALATALLLGTAHAQEKVTLTVAAFPSLDSAIKAILPAWTKLHPNVTINLQAQQFADHHTAMTTALATGQGLPDVMAIEIGYVGKFAEGQGLENLNSAPYSAAQYKKLFTPFTIAQATGSDGRFIAMPTDIGPGTFFYRKDVLDKAGVNPLTMQSSWENYIASGKKIKQKTGAYLVNTAASVYNLVIRTNLKSGEGIYFDKQNNLLVGPDNARFVRAMTLAKQVRDAGLDAKIGEWSNEWYDAFKKGTVATQFSGAWLQGALQNWMAPDTKGLWRVQNLPEKGFASWGGSFYAIPSKAKNKQWAWEFIKFMTLNQQSQITAFQDNGAFPALIAAQKDKAFSEPVEFLGGQKARVLWRDAAAKTQPIDVNKYDSVADQILQTELTNVLEQGKDIKQALADARAQIARRAR; this is encoded by the coding sequence ATGAAACAAACCGCTGCGTTCGCCCTCGCCACCGCCCTGCTGCTCGGCACCGCCCACGCCCAGGAGAAAGTCACCCTGACCGTCGCGGCCTTCCCCAGCCTGGACAGCGCCATCAAGGCCATCCTGCCCGCCTGGACCAAACTGCACCCCAACGTCACCATCAACCTCCAGGCCCAGCAGTTCGCCGACCACCACACCGCCATGACCACCGCGCTCGCCACCGGCCAGGGCCTCCCCGACGTCATGGCCATCGAGATCGGCTACGTCGGCAAGTTCGCCGAGGGCCAGGGCCTCGAGAACCTGAACAGCGCCCCCTACAGTGCTGCGCAGTACAAGAAGCTCTTCACGCCCTTCACCATCGCGCAGGCCACCGGCAGCGACGGCCGCTTCATCGCCATGCCCACCGACATCGGCCCCGGCACCTTCTTCTACCGCAAGGACGTGCTCGACAAGGCCGGCGTGAACCCCCTGACCATGCAGAGCAGCTGGGAAAACTACATCGCCAGCGGCAAGAAGATCAAGCAGAAGACCGGCGCGTACCTCGTGAACACCGCCGCCTCCGTGTACAACCTCGTCATCCGCACCAACCTCAAGTCCGGCGAGGGCATCTACTTCGACAAGCAGAACAACCTCCTCGTCGGGCCCGACAACGCCCGCTTCGTGCGCGCCATGACCCTCGCCAAGCAGGTCCGCGACGCCGGCCTGGACGCCAAGATCGGCGAGTGGAGCAACGAGTGGTACGACGCCTTCAAGAAAGGCACCGTCGCCACGCAGTTCAGCGGCGCGTGGCTGCAGGGCGCCCTGCAGAACTGGATGGCGCCCGACACCAAGGGCCTGTGGCGCGTGCAGAACCTCCCCGAGAAGGGCTTCGCGTCCTGGGGCGGCAGCTTCTATGCCATTCCCAGCAAGGCCAAGAACAAGCAGTGGGCCTGGGAATTCATCAAGTTCATGACCCTGAACCAGCAGTCGCAGATCACCGCCTTCCAGGACAACGGCGCCTTCCCCGCGCTGATCGCCGCGCAGAAGGACAAGGCCTTCAGCGAACCCGTCGAGTTCCTCGGCGGCCAGAAAGCCCGCGTGCTGTGGCGTGACGCCGCCGCCAAGACCCAGCCCATCGACGTGAACAAGTACGACTCGGTCGCCGACCAGATCCTCCAGACCGAACTGACCAACGTGCTCGAACAGGGCAAGGACATCAAGCAGGCGCTCGCCGACGCCCGCGCCCAGATCGCGCGCCGCGCCCGCTAA
- a CDS encoding glycoside hydrolase family 43 protein: MTDTLAAAQSTAGTPTAPATVTATNPVLPGFHPDPSLLRVGEDYYLATSTFQWYPGVAIYHSRDLVHWRLAARPLERLSQLDMRGNADSGGIWAPCLSHDGVQFHLIYTDVKSWGITEPFKDSHNYLVTAPDIEGPWSEPVYLNSSGFDPSLFHDVAEGGDGRKWLLNMLWDHRAGRNPFAGIVAQEYSPAEGRLVGPRTTIFTGTHLKVTEGPHVYKKDGWYYLLTAEGGTSWEHAVTLARSRDLLGPYEVHPHNPLLTAVDDPGLPIQKSGHASLTDTPDGRWVMAHLCGRPLTPRGECPLGRETALQGLDWPEGEWPYLSQGGHHPALHATLPALPPHLWPEVPARDDFRGEAMRPEWLTLRAPAAELGVRLDEGGLVLPGREALMSRHHVALVGRRLQSLHGRLRTELSVDPRDFQQMAGVCAYYDSRNWVYARVSRDEAAGRALNVTSCENGVYREHLQGDVPLGDTGRVGLEVRYSGDTFGFAYQAVGGAWTPVGPAFSAGLLSDEHCGGLSFTGTFLALTCQDLSGERQEATFHWAEYTEEDTA, from the coding sequence GTGACGGATACCCTCGCGGCGGCCCAGTCCACTGCGGGAACCCCCACGGCGCCCGCCACGGTGACGGCCACGAACCCGGTCCTGCCGGGGTTCCACCCGGACCCCAGCCTCCTGCGCGTCGGGGAGGACTACTACCTGGCGACGAGCACCTTCCAGTGGTACCCGGGCGTGGCGATCTACCACTCGCGGGATCTGGTGCACTGGCGGCTGGCGGCGCGGCCCCTGGAGCGGCTGTCGCAGCTCGATATGCGCGGGAACGCCGACTCGGGCGGCATCTGGGCGCCGTGCCTGAGCCACGACGGGGTGCAGTTCCACCTGATCTACACCGACGTGAAGAGCTGGGGCATCACCGAGCCGTTCAAGGACAGCCACAACTATCTGGTCACGGCGCCCGACATCGAGGGGCCCTGGAGTGAGCCGGTGTACCTGAACTCCAGCGGCTTCGACCCCAGCCTCTTCCACGACGTCGCAGAGGGTGGGGACGGCCGCAAGTGGCTGCTGAACATGCTGTGGGACCACCGCGCGGGCCGCAACCCCTTCGCGGGGATCGTGGCGCAGGAGTACAGCCCGGCCGAGGGGCGGCTGGTGGGGCCGCGCACGACCATCTTCACCGGCACCCACCTGAAAGTCACGGAAGGCCCGCACGTGTACAAGAAAGACGGCTGGTACTACCTGCTGACCGCCGAGGGCGGCACGAGCTGGGAGCACGCCGTGACCCTGGCCCGCTCGCGCGACCTACTCGGGCCGTACGAGGTGCACCCGCACAACCCGCTGCTCACGGCGGTGGACGATCCCGGCCTGCCCATCCAGAAGTCCGGGCACGCCAGCCTGACCGACACCCCGGACGGCAGGTGGGTGATGGCGCACCTGTGCGGCCGGCCCCTGACCCCGCGCGGCGAGTGCCCGCTGGGCCGCGAGACGGCGTTGCAGGGCCTGGACTGGCCTGAGGGCGAGTGGCCGTACCTGAGCCAGGGCGGACACCACCCGGCGCTGCACGCGACGCTGCCCGCGCTGCCGCCGCACCTCTGGCCGGAGGTGCCTGCCCGCGACGACTTCCGGGGCGAGGCGATGCGCCCCGAGTGGCTGACCCTGCGCGCCCCTGCCGCCGAACTGGGCGTGCGCCTGGATGAGGGCGGGCTGGTCCTGCCGGGCCGCGAGGCCCTGATGAGCCGTCATCACGTGGCGCTGGTGGGCCGCCGCCTGCAATCCCTGCACGGGCGGCTGCGCACCGAGCTGAGCGTCGATCCGCGTGATTTTCAGCAGATGGCGGGCGTGTGCGCGTACTACGACAGCCGCAACTGGGTGTACGCGCGCGTCAGCCGGGACGAGGCGGCGGGCCGCGCGCTGAACGTCACGAGCTGCGAGAACGGCGTGTACCGCGAGCACCTGCAAGGCGACGTCCCGCTGGGCGATACGGGCCGCGTGGGGCTGGAGGTCCGCTACAGCGGCGACACCTTCGGCTTCGCGTATCAGGCGGTGGGCGGCGCGTGGACGCCGGTCGGACCGGCGTTCAGCGCGGGTCTGCTGAGCGACGAGCACTGCGGCGGCCTGAGTTTCACCGGGACGTTCCTGGCCCTGACCTGCCAGGACCTGAGCGGCGAGCGGCAGGAGGCGACCTTCCACTGGGCCGAGTACACCGAGGAGGATACCGCGTGA
- a CDS encoding carbohydrate ABC transporter permease, with amino-acid sequence MSQRTPTSAPPRAPWSYTRFQQRFAPYLFVSPFFLLFAVFGLFPLLFSLFLAFHLWSPLDGIGNWKFVGFENFQLALGPTDMFWKSLKNTVWIGLLSGIPQHLVALPLAFIIHHSLRRFQGAFSTILFLPYITNAVAIAIVFATLYSERLGILNYLGGLVGLDPVRWLGDPNMVPYSVAAVVFWRYVGWNTVLYLSGLQAISEDVYEAATVDGANGWQKFWYITLPLLRPMMFYAFTLTIVGSMQLFEEPFMLLNDGGGSGGAGLTSAMHIFNTAFRDLDMGYASAMSWLLFLAIFALSMLNNYLFTRDGGNK; translated from the coding sequence ATGTCACAGCGCACCCCGACCTCCGCCCCGCCGCGCGCGCCCTGGAGCTACACCCGCTTCCAGCAGCGCTTCGCGCCGTACCTGTTCGTCAGCCCGTTTTTCCTCCTGTTCGCCGTGTTCGGGCTGTTCCCTCTGCTGTTCAGCCTGTTCCTGGCCTTCCACCTGTGGAGCCCGCTCGACGGGATCGGCAACTGGAAATTCGTGGGCTTCGAGAACTTCCAGCTGGCCCTGGGCCCCACGGACATGTTCTGGAAATCCCTGAAGAACACCGTCTGGATCGGGCTGCTGTCCGGCATTCCGCAGCACCTCGTGGCGCTGCCGCTGGCGTTCATCATCCACCACAGCCTGCGCCGCTTCCAGGGCGCGTTCAGCACCATCCTGTTCCTGCCGTACATCACGAACGCCGTGGCGATCGCCATCGTGTTCGCCACGCTGTACTCCGAACGGCTGGGCATCCTGAACTACCTGGGCGGCCTGGTGGGCCTGGACCCGGTGCGCTGGCTGGGCGACCCGAACATGGTGCCGTACTCGGTCGCGGCCGTCGTGTTCTGGCGCTACGTCGGGTGGAACACCGTGCTGTACCTCTCGGGCCTGCAGGCCATCAGCGAGGACGTCTACGAGGCCGCCACGGTGGACGGCGCCAACGGGTGGCAGAAATTCTGGTACATCACGCTGCCGCTGCTGCGGCCCATGATGTTCTACGCCTTCACCCTGACCATCGTGGGCAGCATGCAGCTGTTCGAGGAACCGTTCATGCTCCTCAACGACGGCGGCGGCAGCGGCGGCGCGGGCCTCACGAGCGCCATGCACATCTTCAACACCGCCTTCCGCGACCTGGACATGGGCTACGCCAGCGCCATGAGCTGGCTGCTGTTTCTGGCGATCTTCGCGCTGAGCATGCTGAACAACTACCTGTTCACTCGCGACGGAGGCAACAAATGA
- a CDS encoding GNAT family N-acetyltransferase codes for MRHDLTLADGPYTLRPLTDADIAPLMALAAAHEAEYARMGTFPTQERYYTAALDADDQMPFVTLVHGELAGATRYMEMRPTQRRLEIGSTWLAPAFMRTPANRTFKRLLLDHAFGTMGMLRVEIKTDILNTRSQRAIEGLGAVREGILRQHMPRPDGTQRDTVMYSIIAAEWPQVRAALLNR; via the coding sequence ATGCGCCACGACCTCACCCTTGCGGACGGCCCGTACACCCTGCGCCCCCTGACCGACGCGGACATCGCGCCGCTCATGGCCCTGGCTGCCGCGCACGAGGCCGAGTACGCCCGCATGGGCACGTTTCCCACCCAGGAGCGCTACTACACGGCCGCCCTGGACGCAGACGACCAGATGCCGTTCGTGACACTCGTGCACGGCGAGCTGGCCGGGGCGACCCGCTACATGGAGATGCGCCCCACCCAGCGCCGCCTGGAGATCGGCAGCACCTGGCTGGCCCCAGCGTTCATGCGCACGCCCGCAAACCGCACCTTCAAACGCCTGCTCCTCGACCACGCCTTCGGGACTATGGGCATGCTGCGCGTGGAGATCAAGACCGACATTCTGAACACCCGCAGCCAGCGCGCCATCGAGGGCCTGGGCGCTGTGCGCGAGGGCATCCTGCGCCAGCACATGCCCCGCCCGGACGGCACCCAGCGCGACACGGTCATGTACTCGATCATCGCCGCCGAGTGGCCGCAGGTGCGGGCCGCGCTGCTGAACCGCTAG
- a CDS encoding glycoside hydrolase family 3 N-terminal domain-containing protein: MRRPVLALLTAALAAHAGALTGQAAAEAQARAILPRLSLDDRIGQVSMAHVFRFTEGGRSAPLRADADATFRALRPGTLLNGGGDAPQPNTPRGWADFLSRLDTLGRANNPQGLPAVFGTDSVHGVNNVPAATLYPHNLGLGAAFDPALTREVAVATAADMRAMNMGWTFAPVADVGRDPRWGRFYETFGESPWLVADQVAAAVDGLQSGGVAATLKHFTGYGLPSLGMDRANAEISARALHEVFLPPFRAGIRAGALSVMANSGSVNGVPVHTSPALLTDLLRGELGFQGLLVSDWNDIERLITTYRTHTDLVRAAAASVNAGIDVYMVPNSVEAYQNALKEAMQTGLVSEARLAEATLRVLTFKARLGLLDAPLSGSGVLSDHRDLTKRAAAATLTLLENPADTLPIRKGRVLVTGPAMDSAAIQLGGWSVNWQGVGKGNVPDVPKVATLAPALKASAPTGVTVSALPETKRPQLLTAAKGADVIVVAVGEAPGAESQANNPTLSLPDGQITLLRDLLATGKPVVAVLMAGRPLILPSDVQSRLAGLVMAYLPGTQGGVALADALYGRAGFPGRLPFTWPDSLTQVGLWSDRPAEGAGETPLPLYPLGYGLDYTTSVARDLTVTPAPDGVTAQATLTNTGERAGTVTVLLRAALPASGALQATSRPVGVLRATLKPGESRAVQATVPHERLSSWVGDAYGPGAWQLLPGQYTLSAGDGKVTLTLP; the protein is encoded by the coding sequence GTGAGGCGCCCCGTCCTGGCGCTGCTGACCGCCGCGCTGGCCGCGCACGCGGGCGCCCTGACCGGTCAGGCGGCGGCCGAGGCGCAGGCCCGCGCGATCCTGCCGCGCCTGAGTCTGGACGACCGGATCGGGCAGGTCAGCATGGCGCACGTGTTCCGCTTCACCGAGGGGGGCCGCAGCGCGCCCCTGCGCGCGGACGCGGACGCCACCTTCCGCGCCCTGCGGCCCGGCACGCTGCTGAACGGCGGTGGGGATGCCCCGCAGCCGAACACGCCGCGCGGCTGGGCGGACTTCCTGAGCCGCCTGGACACGCTGGGCCGCGCGAACAACCCGCAGGGCCTCCCGGCGGTGTTCGGGACGGACTCGGTGCACGGCGTGAACAACGTGCCCGCCGCGACCCTCTACCCGCACAACCTGGGCCTGGGCGCCGCGTTCGACCCGGCCCTGACGCGCGAGGTGGCCGTGGCGACCGCCGCGGACATGCGCGCCATGAACATGGGCTGGACGTTTGCGCCGGTCGCGGACGTGGGCCGTGACCCCCGCTGGGGCCGCTTCTACGAGACCTTCGGGGAGTCCCCGTGGCTGGTGGCGGATCAGGTGGCGGCCGCCGTGGACGGCCTGCAGTCGGGTGGGGTGGCGGCCACGCTGAAGCACTTCACGGGGTACGGGCTGCCCAGCCTGGGCATGGACCGCGCGAACGCCGAGATCAGCGCCCGCGCGCTGCACGAGGTGTTCCTGCCGCCCTTCCGGGCGGGCATCCGCGCCGGGGCGCTGAGCGTCATGGCGAACAGCGGCAGCGTGAACGGCGTGCCCGTCCACACCTCGCCCGCGCTGCTGACGGACCTGCTGCGCGGCGAACTGGGCTTCCAGGGGCTGCTCGTCAGCGACTGGAACGACATCGAACGGCTGATCACGACCTACCGCACGCACACCGACCTCGTGCGGGCGGCGGCGGCCAGCGTGAACGCGGGCATCGACGTGTACATGGTCCCGAACAGCGTCGAAGCGTACCAGAACGCCTTGAAAGAGGCCATGCAGACCGGACTGGTCAGCGAGGCCCGCCTGGCCGAGGCGACCCTGCGCGTCCTGACCTTCAAGGCCCGCCTGGGCCTGCTCGACGCCCCACTGAGCGGCAGCGGCGTGCTGAGCGACCACCGCGACCTCACCAAGCGCGCGGCGGCGGCGACCCTGACGCTGCTGGAGAATCCGGCAGACACGCTGCCGATCCGTAAAGGCCGCGTGCTCGTCACCGGGCCCGCGATGGACAGCGCCGCGATCCAGCTGGGCGGCTGGAGCGTGAACTGGCAGGGCGTCGGCAAGGGCAACGTGCCGGACGTGCCGAAGGTCGCCACCCTGGCCCCCGCGCTGAAGGCGTCGGCCCCGACGGGCGTGACCGTCAGCGCCCTGCCGGAAACCAAACGCCCGCAACTCCTGACCGCCGCGAAGGGCGCGGACGTGATCGTCGTCGCGGTCGGCGAGGCGCCCGGCGCGGAATCCCAGGCGAACAACCCCACGCTGAGCCTGCCGGACGGGCAGATCACGCTGCTGCGCGACCTGCTCGCCACCGGGAAACCCGTCGTGGCGGTCCTGATGGCCGGGCGGCCCCTGATCCTACCCAGCGACGTGCAGTCGCGCCTTGCCGGGCTGGTCATGGCGTACCTGCCCGGCACGCAGGGCGGCGTCGCCCTGGCCGACGCGCTGTACGGCCGCGCGGGCTTCCCGGGCCGCCTGCCGTTCACGTGGCCGGACAGCCTGACCCAGGTGGGCCTCTGGAGCGACCGCCCCGCCGAGGGCGCCGGCGAGACGCCGCTGCCGCTGTACCCGCTCGGGTACGGCCTGGACTACACAACCAGCGTCGCGCGGGACCTGACCGTCACCCCCGCCCCGGACGGCGTGACCGCGCAGGCCACCCTGACGAACACCGGCGAGCGGGCAGGCACCGTGACGGTCCTGCTGCGCGCCGCCCTGCCCGCCAGCGGCGCCCTCCAGGCCACCTCGCGCCCGGTCGGGGTGCTGCGTGCCACGCTGAAACCCGGCGAGAGCCGCGCCGTGCAGGCCACCGTGCCCCACGAGCGCCTGAGCAGCTGGGTCGGCGACGCCTACGGCCCCGGCGCGTGGCAGCTCCTGCCCGGGCAGTACACCCTGAGTGCCGGGGACGGGAAGGTCACCCTCACCCTGCCGTGA
- a CDS encoding LacI family DNA-binding transcriptional regulator — translation MMEAVTLAQVAREAGVSPSTVSRILNGTANVTPEKRARVESVITRLNYRPNPQAQALAGGRSLTIGVITPTLNSTFYGEALAGIEAALNDTPYHPIVISGQWRTEREQEALDLLLARRVDAVIMMGGILDDQILTHVARRVPLIAVGRDVRGLDHSCIVLDNTKAMQQVARHLLDLGHRQFAYISGAERQQDAMERRVAFLDYLGAHGVTVPPELIQVGRYTEEGGLEAAEAILNAGVPFTALVCANDQMALGARLALYRRGVSVPGDVSLTGFDDVFTSSLMTPPLTTVRQAIYDIGLTAAREALNLLDGQPVVRQVFEPELIIRESTAPPVRPRPEGRARRGVKAMSTPDG, via the coding sequence ATGATGGAAGCAGTCACCCTGGCGCAGGTGGCGCGGGAGGCGGGCGTCTCGCCCAGCACCGTGTCACGCATTCTGAACGGCACGGCCAACGTGACGCCAGAAAAACGCGCCCGTGTCGAATCCGTCATCACCCGCCTGAACTACCGCCCCAACCCGCAGGCGCAGGCCCTGGCCGGCGGGCGCAGCCTGACCATCGGCGTGATCACCCCCACTCTGAACTCCACCTTCTACGGCGAGGCGCTGGCCGGGATCGAGGCGGCCCTGAACGACACGCCGTACCACCCGATCGTGATCAGCGGCCAGTGGCGCACCGAACGCGAGCAGGAGGCGCTGGACCTGCTGCTGGCCCGCCGGGTGGACGCCGTGATCATGATGGGCGGCATCCTCGACGACCAGATCCTGACGCACGTGGCGCGGCGGGTGCCGCTGATCGCGGTGGGCCGCGACGTGCGCGGCCTGGATCACAGCTGCATCGTGCTGGACAACACCAAGGCCATGCAGCAGGTCGCGCGGCACCTGCTGGACCTCGGGCACCGCCAGTTCGCGTACATCAGCGGCGCCGAGCGGCAGCAGGACGCCATGGAACGCCGCGTGGCCTTCCTGGACTACCTGGGGGCGCACGGCGTGACCGTCCCCCCCGAACTGATCCAGGTGGGCCGCTACACCGAGGAAGGTGGCCTGGAGGCCGCCGAGGCGATCCTGAATGCCGGGGTGCCGTTCACGGCGCTGGTGTGCGCCAACGACCAGATGGCGCTGGGCGCGCGCCTGGCGCTGTACCGCCGCGGCGTGAGTGTCCCCGGGGACGTGTCCCTGACGGGCTTCGACGACGTGTTCACCTCGTCGCTGATGACGCCGCCGCTGACGACCGTGCGGCAGGCGATCTACGACATCGGCCTGACGGCGGCCCGCGAGGCGCTGAACCTGCTCGACGGTCAGCCGGTCGTCCGGCAGGTCTTCGAGCCTGAACTGATCATCCGTGAATCCACGGCTCCCCCGGTGCGTCCGCGTCCGGAAGGCCGCGCCAGACGGGGGGTGAAGGCCATGAGCACCCCGGATGGCTGA